The Megasphaera stantonii genome includes a window with the following:
- a CDS encoding lipoprotein, with translation MKKQLAVVLAILTLFVSAGCSPADTQDANKAQTTQEQQVDKGKAEKATIGEVAGLGDTAQDWEAEFGHPYAQGDTLKVYKGGLYEVVFEKDRAVTITLPAKDGKEPATDTLLPRDGKKQSENSQQTGGMTMIVEKWHSDMLEKAIPDTKGTYTVMKNKNGKEYDSIIVDCTPNLKK, from the coding sequence ATGAAAAAACAATTAGCCGTCGTCCTGGCCATTCTGACGCTGTTCGTCAGCGCCGGCTGTTCCCCGGCAGACACGCAGGACGCCAATAAGGCCCAGACCACGCAGGAACAGCAGGTCGATAAGGGCAAAGCTGAAAAAGCCACGATCGGCGAAGTCGCCGGCCTCGGCGATACGGCCCAGGATTGGGAAGCCGAATTCGGCCATCCCTACGCGCAAGGCGATACGCTGAAAGTATACAAGGGCGGCCTCTACGAAGTCGTATTTGAAAAGGACCGGGCCGTTACCATTACCTTGCCGGCTAAAGACGGCAAAGAACCGGCGACGGATACGCTCCTTCCCCGCGACGGCAAGAAGCAGTCGGAAAACAGCCAGCAAACGGGCGGCATGACCATGATCGTAGAAAAATGGCACAGCGACATGCTGGAAAAAGCGATCCCCGACACGAAGGGAACCTATACGGTCATGAAAAATAAAAACGGCAAAGAATATGACAGCATTATCGTCGACTGCACGCCTAATTTGAAAAAATAA
- a CDS encoding DEAD/DEAH box helicase, whose product MSKTFQSLGITPELCELLRKQGIREATAIQEQAIPPVFKGRDILAQAQTGTGKTYAFLLPSLQQVKPNVHMEQVLIIAPTRELARQIAEVADALAPALGVDVLSLIGGKTIENQLQKLHRHPHVIIGTPGRLLDHCRRNSLDLSGVGRVVVDEADQMLQSGFLEDVDILISMTPKRRQLLFFSATIPDKIRGLAKKHMQNPLSLRVLEGETIALEQIEQRIYMTSEDKKFGMLCQMLQEMNPYLAVVFCNTKERTAQLAGQLIAAGFNIGELHGDMSQGRRTQVLRDFARAKTQILVATDIAARGIDIEGITHVFNYDVPRDVDYYIHRIGRTGRAGNEGLSVMFATGSDEDWVRRIEHSIHATITKYTTSGKIKVKASAQPPKKKKVYKDKLPASTYQPTKSKRHKTLHKGGDNRRRR is encoded by the coding sequence ATGTCCAAAACATTCCAATCCTTAGGCATTACGCCGGAGCTTTGCGAACTGCTGCGCAAGCAGGGCATCCGTGAGGCCACGGCCATACAGGAACAGGCGATCCCGCCTGTATTTAAAGGGCGCGACATACTGGCCCAGGCCCAGACCGGCACGGGCAAAACCTACGCCTTCCTCCTGCCGTCATTGCAGCAGGTCAAGCCGAACGTCCATATGGAGCAGGTCCTTATCATCGCGCCGACGCGCGAGCTGGCCCGGCAGATTGCCGAAGTAGCCGACGCCCTAGCCCCGGCTCTCGGCGTCGACGTCCTCAGCCTCATCGGCGGCAAGACGATCGAAAACCAGCTGCAGAAGCTGCACCGCCATCCCCATGTCATCATCGGCACGCCGGGCCGCCTCCTGGACCATTGCCGCCGCAATTCCCTCGATTTAAGCGGCGTCGGCCGGGTCGTCGTCGACGAAGCGGACCAAATGCTGCAGTCGGGATTTTTAGAAGACGTCGACATCCTCATCAGCATGACGCCCAAGCGCCGTCAGCTCCTGTTTTTCTCCGCCACCATACCGGACAAAATCAGGGGTCTGGCTAAAAAACACATGCAGAATCCCCTGTCGCTCCGCGTATTAGAAGGCGAAACCATCGCTCTGGAGCAAATTGAACAGCGCATCTACATGACCAGCGAGGACAAAAAATTCGGCATGCTGTGCCAGATGCTGCAGGAAATGAATCCCTACCTGGCCGTCGTATTCTGCAATACTAAAGAGCGGACAGCCCAGCTGGCCGGTCAGCTCATCGCCGCCGGCTTCAATATCGGCGAACTCCACGGCGACATGTCCCAAGGCCGCCGCACCCAGGTGCTGCGCGATTTCGCCCGGGCTAAGACGCAGATTCTCGTCGCGACGGATATCGCCGCCCGCGGCATCGACATCGAAGGCATTACGCACGTATTCAACTACGACGTCCCCCGCGACGTAGATTATTATATCCACCGCATCGGCCGGACAGGCCGGGCCGGCAACGAAGGCTTGTCCGTCATGTTCGCCACCGGCTCTGACGAAGACTGGGTTCGCCGCATCGAACACAGCATTCACGCCACGATTACCAAATATACGACGAGCGGCAAAATCAAAGTCAAGGCCAGCGCGCAGCCTCCCAAAAAGAAAAAGGTATACAAGGACAAGCTGCCGGCCAGCACGTACCAGCCTACGAAAAGCAAGCGCCACAAAACGCTGCATAAGGGCGGAGACAACCGCCGCCGGCGGTAA